One Corynebacterium uterequi DNA segment encodes these proteins:
- a CDS encoding rhamnulokinase: MSITSLAIDLGSSSAKAVLGTIDDEGFSFNVIDRFEHSIINRDGQLFWDIDALEEGCRRVIDDARRRLAATGKSLDSVAIDTWGVDYVWVDDSGAALSAPHSYRDPRGQRNAAAYAAKVGAERQWQTTGNQLESILTSVQMLDEKVPAGTAGFLFLPDYLTHRLGGSANAGRGIASTSGLVNASTGTWATDLFDSIGIDSSLAPQLQDEATIAGYDGDLAIIRAGSHDTACAVAALLDAPTGSVFISAGSWSILGMITAAPVLTDAARTAGLSNEACADGRNRLLKNATGLWLTQEARRAWARAGEPYTFAELAELAAHTTSTGAIIDPLDPRLSEPGDMPELIRRLCQEQGDVVPRSPGQVCRIITDSLAASHRTTIADLESVTGTQVHEIRMVGGGIRDHVLCQATADATGVAVVAGPIEASALGNLAVQFSTLGHPLPADAFTTTTYQPQC, encoded by the coding sequence ATGTCTATCACCTCGCTTGCCATCGATCTGGGGTCATCCAGCGCCAAAGCGGTACTGGGCACCATCGACGATGAGGGCTTCAGCTTCAACGTCATCGACCGCTTCGAGCACTCGATCATCAACCGGGACGGGCAGCTGTTCTGGGATATCGACGCGCTAGAAGAAGGCTGCCGTCGGGTCATAGACGATGCCCGTCGCCGCTTGGCCGCCACCGGGAAAAGCCTGGACAGCGTAGCGATAGATACATGGGGAGTGGATTACGTATGGGTCGACGACTCTGGTGCAGCCCTCAGCGCCCCACACAGCTACCGCGATCCGCGTGGTCAACGAAACGCGGCAGCTTATGCCGCCAAGGTTGGAGCTGAGAGACAGTGGCAGACTACCGGCAACCAGCTGGAATCCATCCTGACCAGTGTGCAGATGCTCGACGAGAAGGTTCCCGCTGGTACCGCCGGTTTTCTTTTCCTACCCGATTACCTCACCCACCGCCTCGGCGGATCAGCGAACGCCGGCCGCGGCATTGCTTCCACGTCGGGACTTGTCAACGCTTCTACGGGAACGTGGGCGACTGACCTTTTCGACTCCATCGGCATCGATTCTTCCTTGGCTCCACAATTGCAAGACGAGGCAACGATCGCTGGCTACGACGGAGATCTAGCCATAATTCGTGCTGGCAGTCACGACACCGCGTGCGCCGTCGCTGCTCTGCTTGACGCCCCGACGGGATCAGTCTTCATCTCTGCGGGGTCGTGGTCGATCCTCGGAATGATCACTGCTGCACCTGTTCTTACTGATGCCGCTCGGACTGCCGGACTGAGCAACGAGGCGTGCGCCGACGGCCGCAACCGGCTGCTGAAAAATGCGACCGGATTGTGGCTCACTCAGGAAGCTCGCCGGGCCTGGGCGCGCGCCGGAGAACCCTATACCTTCGCCGAGTTAGCCGAGCTTGCGGCACACACAACTTCAACGGGGGCCATCATCGATCCCCTCGATCCCCGGCTTTCCGAGCCCGGGGACATGCCCGAGCTCATCCGTCGTCTCTGCCAAGAACAAGGTGACGTCGTGCCACGGTCTCCGGGTCAGGTGTGCCGCATCATCACCGATTCCTTGGCGGCCTCGCATCGAACCACCATCGCCGACTTGGAATCCGTCACAGGAACGCAGGTCCACGAGATCCGCATGGTCGGCGGCGGTATTCGTGACCACGTTCTGTGCCAGGCGACCGCTGACGCAACCGGTGTAGCGGTAGTCGCCGGCCCCATCGAAGCGTCGGCGCTCGGAAACCTCGCCGTTCAATTCTCTACCCTTGGCCACCCACTTCCGGCTGACGCCTTCACCACCACCACCTACCAGCCACAGTGCTGA